TGCAGCCCGCTTGACCTGACCACATTGTCTAGTCCAGTTTTGGGAATGATCATCCACTCAGTCCCTCGCCACTCTGGTGGTGGGTGGAGCGCCATGCTCTTGCACCTCCTCTAGGTGCCTATAGGTGACCTTTCCCTAGGCAAGCATTAGTGGTCAAACATGTCAAACCTTGGCCTGTTGCTAGACTCCGGGGCCACCTTGTATTATCTACTATATAATGTAAAGTGTTTGCGTTTCAATCTTTTAGGAAAGcattcatgttttgtttttctcttcttcaacaGAAAGCGTTCTGCAAAGCCTGAAACTGTAATTGACTCTTTACTTCAGTAAATGTTACAGACTTCAAGTCACAATAAAAATTAGTGATATTCTCATCCCTAGACAAAGTCTTTAATTAAAACACTGAAGActtttgtgtaattttaaataacgGAAACTGTAAGTCATGGAGTAAGACTGGAACTAGTAATTTGCCTAATAACTTTCAGTGTCTATAtgttaaattaacattaaaattgtACAACTGGTAATTGTTCAAATTGTCATATTAATCTTCAGTTTATGCTGTGCAGGGAAGTTGGAGGGGCAGCTCTTACTAGAGAGAGTTGCAGTTTAAATGTATACACCAATCTGCTGGTAATTTACTCAACTGCTGTATATTTAGATAACCAgatattcaaaatagaaaaaaaaatatgttctgttTTGCACACAGAAAGTAGCAGATCTAATTGTCCTGTGCTGTGAGATGTGAATGTATGGGCTGCATATCTAAGAAATGATTCAACCCTAACAGCCACCTGACCTGTTTAAATATGTTCTAGTTTTTATACTAACATTCATTGCATTTTAGGTATGAGATGACTGATCTCATTCATCtgtagaaaattttataattcGGCAGTCAATCTTAAGAAGTATAcatgtttaaaaaacagaagttgaaaatatgtttcatctgGACCTCTCTTGACCTTTTTTGCCACTTTGACTTCAAGtcaaatatactttttttgttCTGGTTTCATGTTCTCTTGAAATGTTGAGTTTGTAGCTAAATATAAAGGAGGCACAGTTGTAGAAAATTAAGAAGCTAAATACTGGTCTCTAATCTTGCTCATacgtgtgtatttttaaaaattcactttgaaGTGTGACTAATGGATGGTTTCTTGTGTCTGAGTTCTCAATTTTAATGGAAGTTGGTCTGTGTTTCCCAGTTGAGAAAGgtctccattttccagaaaatgcaaCTAAGGCAGGAAAAATATATTAGTCCTTTGCCTTTAAAaccctttgtttcttcatattttataaaaagaaaatattcttcccTGAATTTCTTCCATTGACAAATCCAGTTAGACCATGTTcctctaaaaataataattatttttatcgtATAGTAAAATAAGTTGTAATAGAATTGTTCTTTTGTTGGCTgcttacaaaatttttattttttttgaaagttaTGCTACTCCTAAACCACTTAATATATCTCttatgagttttaaaattatgtaatcaGCCCTGAAACACATTAGTTGCAAGTTTTGAGACTTCATAAATTAGTATTTATTAAGTTCACATTATTTTAATAAGTTTGGTTAAAATACTGGTTTATAATTATAAAGCTGTGTGTGGAGTAGGGGTGAGTGAGGGCTGTGTACTTGTGTGGTGGTCATAAAATGTGTCCACAAATTTAAAGTATGTTCCAAAGGTGGTCTCAATGTGCTGTGTGTGGTGACTATTGTCTAGGCAGTAAGAATTATAGTTAACTGGCAGCATTTTCTTTGTAATGTGTAAGACAGTTAGAAGTTTATAACTTGACTCTGTGGGGCATTGTTTAGATACTGTGAAGACTTCAAGTGAATTTTTGTCGTGTAATAGCTTTGTGTGAACAGAATATCTTGGCAGTTGTAGATGCACATTTAACTCTATTAGTAATTACTCTAGAGAAATCTTAGTTTTACcagtagaaaaaaaagataagtacttcttctttttaaaagtccatGTTTCTGGCCTTTAACCATGCAGTCAATAGGAAAGGAATAACTATTATATTAAGCTTTAAAACATTATGGAAAATTTAAGCCAGTCTGCTAGATGTTTTTTCTATTCCCCTCCACTgcattaacaaaaaaaaatctgtaaaaattgaaaaaacagcCTGTTTtagcagttttttttaaaaagcatttacgTTAGAACTGATTATACCATATGGACAATAAATAGTCATCttatgaaataacaaaattagatATTGGAGCCTGGCCTGAGTATCCACAGGAAAGCACGGGACACTGACTTCAGAGCCACTCGTTTAGCTCCAGTCATAGAAGTTCTGTGGTTTCTTCACATTTACTGCGTCTTTGTccacaaatgaaatatttttaatttcagtttaattTCATGAAAGGGTACAGTTGAACAAACGTGCtcgttatttaaaataaataggcAGATTTAAAATGAATGTCACCTATAAATAGGTTGTTGAAtgggtattttcttttctctttaatttaaaaaagtaatatttatttattaaaaggaGCCTTCATAGAAAGTTAATTTGTGGTATGTTCTTTAATAAACCCTGTAATTTATATATACTAATAGTtaggatattaaaatataatagtatttcccatttttctttagATTCTTGTAAAGTACCAGATTAATCGGGGGGGTTCTGCGCCTGTGTGTTTATCGCTCAAGTAGACTCCATCTGATAAGCTGTGCCGTCTGCTTTCTGGGGAAGGGAACCTTTTTTTGCAGCAAGAAATTTAAGGTcactttgggggaggggggtggtgctGCTTCATCTGTACCaccatgtttttaaattatgattatggcttttgggttggtttttttgttttgtttctttttagtcttttaaaaatatctttccctTTAACTCTTAAGGAAAGTCCCTTTCTTTCCTACAGGGCTGTGAATTAAGGAATGGGCAGAGTTTACATTCAAGCCTGCTAGTGTCTGCCCAATGTTTAATGtataaatttgttttcctttttagttattctttgttcttaaaatgctagaagaaaacagatcATCCTAGTGCCTTTGAAATTGTTAGCAGTGGTCTAAGTTAAATCATTAAGGACTTTAATAGCGTTACTATAGTACTGCATCCTGGCCAAAATTACAAATTGTACAATAAGTTTGTTGCATTAATTTCAAAAGCCACACACTTTCattgtattttatgtataaattgtATTTGTTCAAGTTGTATATATTGATATTGTATGTTTACATGCAGCatggttaaataaaaaataaaaatctttgccGAATGCCTATAGTAGTGATCTGCTTCTTTACTGAACTATTTTTGTGTCTACATACATCCTGATATTAATAGTCAGGTTCTTGTGCTTGCCTTCTCAATTTCATATGGTTAAGAGAGGTCTGTGTAATTTCACACCCAGAAATTCGTAATGTTCTGAGTCTTTGAACAGAAATCATCATGAAACAGAAACCTGGGagagatgtttttaaatatgcttctcattgtgataaaatatatttttaccaaaaatgtTTCTATCTGAGTTTTGTTATCGTTTTCGTTAGGTTTTTGAGAGCAGAAACTTAAAGCTTTAAGTGTCTATGCAGAATATATCTCACTGAAAGGTAGAAGGAGACATTTCTCAGAGGTAACAATACCACGatctgttttaaaaccttttaatgAGCTTACAATATCTCCAAAATAATAACATTGCTTGGATTATTGTTAATCATGTGTTATTTTGACAAACGTATATTGATTGCCAGGCACCGGGCTAGGCAGTCTTAAGAAATTCACAGTGAGCATTGAGGAGTTTTGATTTGTCGGCAAGTTTCAAAGGACTTAAATGTGCTTTTTGCGTATGAGATGACTTCAGCCCTTTCAGgccttgttctcttcctttttacAACTGCTAGCTTATGTAAAACACCTACATCTGTGTAGAACATGAAGATAAAAATTCAAGGCCTGTTATGGCGTAAGCAAGATGGTAACTAGTGCCGCCTGCAcaccctctgcctctcctccccagccgAGTGTTGGAGCTGTGGtactcactttctttttttttgttttttaaaaagattggcaccttagctaacaactgttgccaatcttctttttttctttctgctttttctccccaaacctccacagtacatagttgtatattgtagtcgtgggtctttttagttgtggcacgtgggatgccgcctcagcttggcctggcgagtggtgccatgttcgcgcccaggatccgaaccagcaaaaccctgggctgccacagcggagtgcgccaacttaaccactcggccgtggggctggcccccagtacTCACTTTCGTTAAGCAACTCCACTGAGGTGCACCTTTAGGAAACCTGTTACCGCCTGTGTTGTCAGGATGCTGCTGAGGACATTGTCCGTCTCATCTTCTCATGAACACCCTCAAGAAACCTCTTTTAAAGCCAAgtacaaaaaaaccccaaagcagACCCAAGTACCAGCCTAACGGGAGCACAGTTAGTGTGTGCCTGTGGGATCAGTTAACATGGTTCTGAAGCCACAGCCTATACTTAAAGTGAGCTGGAGGATCCTTGTAAACACATTTGTGTTTAGAACATTTATAACATTATCTGAATGTCTCATTCTTAAGCTGTTTCATTTGCAAAGCAAATCAGGTATTCAGTCCTCCTTCAGAAGTTGAACAAATGTGTGGGAAAATGATTATGAAGAGGCTACTTCAAAAAGAACTTGTTTCCTCTCAGCATTTATCTTGGGCTTCCTGTGACCCAATCTTCACGTTACTTTTATCAACATTATCAGAACATCACTTTATCTTACCCGAACACGTTTATGGCTCTGACTAAAGAATATGACAGATCAGACATTCTTCCacacctgctcccctcccccatcccttttTAGAGGGCTGgggaaattttagtttttaatcaaAGGCTTTATTTCTCCAATTGTACAAAGGAATTTAACTGGGACTTTACAACTGAATGAAATATTTCTCAGAGTTGATACCATCTTAGCGAGAGGATATTGCCTAACCCAACCTAAAAGTACCAGAGTCGTAACAGAAATAGTATGTCGGCCTTGATTTCTACTCCATCATGAGTGATGCCGCTCAGGCACCAGGTGTCTTCTGTACTGACTTTGTACCTGTGTTGTGCTGAGTAGAAGGTCATTGCAGAGCTCACAGCCTCCCTCAGGAGAGAGAGGCGGCCATATAAATGGAGGATGAGAGCGCAGCATGTTGAGGGCTGTAGTAAAGGGGGTGAATGATGAGCTGCCGGGCAGGGCGTTCTTCCTAACAGCTAGCTTGATGCCTAGCACATGTCTGCCTGATCTGCCTGACCAAAAGGCCAGTAAAGGCTTCTCAGCCTTTGAGAGGTGTTAAAGTGGTCCATCCAGTGGGGAAAGGCATTCTGGACAGGAGGAATAACAGGAACCTAGATGCCGTGTGCGTTGTTGGTATGTCTGAAGTCGGGTAGAAGGGGTGGGAACGGATGAGcctaaaaaggaaagagatgggcCAGGATCCTACTGTGACAGAGTGTTCTGTAGGCACTGGGAAGCCATGGAAGGATTTTAAGTGGGTCACTCACATTGTTTGTGTTTTAGAGAAACAACTGCTGGAAAGATTGTGAAGGATTAGAtaggagggagctggggcagcAGATGTCCACACTTGTGCCCCAGAGGCCGAAATGGTCATGAGCCAGAGGAGCTAACCTACCTCTCCTCTCAGCTGGCTCTCTTGCACTCATGACAGGTACCAAGACTGAGGGAACATATGTATCTTTACTCATGTTGCCTAGCAGGTACCTAGGTGTGCAGTCAGCACACAAAACATCAGAATGTGCTTCTGGTTGTTGTAACGCTGGCTAATAGGAAACAAGAAAGGAACAGACAGCTTAGAGACTGAACATTGAACTAGGAAGAAGTTGACAGAAAGATGGATTAGAAGAGAAGCACTTTAGAAAGCTAAGGAGAGAATGTCTGAGTGCTTAGGGCAAGGGTCAGTTCAGGAAATGCTAGGCGTGACAGCTAACTAGATTTTGGTACCCCACCTGGGAATGGAACTCCAACTTGAACTGATAAATTGAACCGAGAAGTCAGCCCCAACACTACAGAAAGCACTTGCCATGCCCTCGATGGAAGCTGGTAGGAACTGAGATGCTAACCTTGCATGATGATAGGCCTTTAGGAAGCTGTGCTCTGCACTCTGCCCTGAAAGTCCCCATTCTCAGGTGATTTGGGCAGCCTGAGAGGCTGACCAAGATGACATGTGGAGGAGGGTGAAGAAAAACAAGGCAGGGGCACTGGCCTGGATAGACCAATAGCAACTAGAGAGCCCCCGATGCATTTTTATCAGAGGTCAGCATTTCTAACTGTGTCCCAAGAAGGTTTCAATGAAAGACGTTCACCCataaatttgaaacttttttttcattcatttattcaataagtatttattgccTACTAATGCCAGTTAGAGATATAATATATTCATAGGTAAAAGGTGGAGTTCTAatagcagggagggaggggttcAGCCTTTGCTGTCAATGTCACACATTCCATGCACAGACAAGAGATATGTCCCACGAAGCAGGCATAGACTGTGGCTGTGTCCTAAACAAATGTGCATACATGACAAGCATCTCAACTTTCACTTAATCCCGAAGTTTCtttgctcattctttttaaatgtgtcttcttccattcatgttctctctctctcttggtAAACTCAAGGGCCTATTGTTGGGTGTTTCCATCCAGAGCCCAGAACGACCTGTCTGGAAGAAATCAGAAATGTTAGTTGCATCATAACCATGGAAGCTTATGACAGACCTGCCTGGAACCTACATCTGTTCTTTCTATGGCCCGTTCTAAATCTTTCTGCCTGACAGCCTTTTCTTTTACCATCCTGGCCTCATACACAAACGATAACCCACAACTCATATCCTGTGGTAAACTACAGCTCACATTAGCCATTGAATGCAAATGGGTCtcaattaaagaagaaaggaaattaaaatgttcaGTGTGGCCTCAGAAGGCTCCATGACTCTCTTAGTTACTTGTTGCCCTTGGCATGCTGGTATTTTATGTGGGCAGGGTGAAACTGGCTGTGGTCAGGGTGAGACTTTAAGCTTTTGATTTGTTCCCTTATTTTGAAAGGGTTAAAAAGATGTTACATGTTTTGGTATAATTTTAGTACTAGTACTAATTTTTGTCACGTAAGTATaagcaaagatgaaaagagaatgcTTGTTCACTGTTACTAGATCCATATTCTTGCAGAGTACATGTCTTCAAAAGGCAAGTTTCAATGATGTGAcactggtttttggtttttttccatttaatttttttaaataacagctttattgagatgtaactcACCTactataaaattcatccttttaaagtgtacaattcagtggtttttagtatctTCATAGAGTCGTGCCACTGTTCCACtaacagaacattttcatcactcccgaAAGAAACCCTATGTCCATTAACAGTCACTTCCTATTTCTTCACCCTCCCAGCCACCAGTATTCTACTTTTtgcctctatgaatttgcctcttctggacgttgcatatacatggaatcatatcATGCGAccttttgtctctgtcttctttcgcttagcataatatttccaaggttcatccatattgtagcatgtatcagtacttcatttctttttagtgccaaataatattttgtatggatatactacattttgtttgtccGTCCATCAGCTGattgacatttgggttatttctacttttttgctgtcatgaataatgctgctatgaacgtttgtGTAGAGGTTtgtgtgtggacgtatgtttttagttttctggAGTAGATGCCAAGGactggaattactggatcatatagtaactatgtttaatcttttgaggaactgccatgctgttttccaagtggctgtacTGTTTTCTAATCATACTAGCAATGTATAAGggctccaatttttccacatcttcgCCAGCGTTTGttattgtctgtatttttaactttggttttttgatttttaaaaacacattatcaTTTATGCACATGGTCATgagtgcacatgcacacacagacttACAAAGCCAACAGTCTCCAGCCCTGCTTTCACCAATCCTTGTTCCAGGCCCCATTTCCAGCAAACCACCATcccttttttgtctttagtttttctaGTGGCTACCATCATAATTCCAAAGATTTCTTGATTCACtcactattgattttttttcactttttattatgaaaactttcaaacaTGTATAAAAGCAGAGTAGTACAATCAACCCCCATATACCCATTCCCAGCTACAACAATCATCAACTCATGACGAATCTTGCCAACTATTTTTTGATTTATCAACGTTAGATAGTGTGTGttgatttttctattgaaaaGTGAGGGTTTACCTCATTTATACTACCCCTTCCAAATTTTTtatagtaaattatttttagatcTTCTATTACCTTTGAAATTTTGAATGAATACTTAACTCTCTTGTTCTCGTTCCATCAGCCTTAGACAGTATTGCTTACGTGACCCTTTCCCCTAATGAGCTGGGATCTCAGTtcacctctctttctttccttctgcttttacCGCTCAGCTGTGTTCAGCTATACCGTTTACATTGTCAGGTTGATAGCATTTACAGTCTGTTCTGTAACCATAATTAAGTCTTCTGTGCTTTGTCTATTGGTTGCTTCTAAGACTTGAGAATCAAGAGAATTTACATTATTAGGACTTTAATTATTGTTCACTGAAAAGCCATGTAGTGTGCTAgattcacttttttccccctataGACTCAATATCACAACCTTTGTGCCAACGGGAGAAAAATGTTCTAAGCATCCAGTTGACATCTTTTCAATTCAGAATTATTTGGTAGTCAGTAGACCTCTTGGACCCATTCTGCAAATCATCTTACTTATTTATGTCCTGCGTGGCCTTGTATTCTTTAATCATTTTGTGCATTATGTCCCCAACTAGAGAGGGAACTCCTTGAGAGGGAAGAGgtctttcctgttttattctcaCACCAATTTTAGTCtctcaataaataaaactgatttccCCCCAAATCAAGTAAACATAGCCAATGCTATTAAAGTGACAACGTTCTACATATACTTTGTTTTAttatgaattataaatatataaatatttaaaaaataaagctatcaaaattcataaattaaaatattcagctTATTCAGCTTTGACACTTTGAGTATTTCTCTTTCATGATCGTCTTTAGCCTTTCCAAAAAGTCTTTCAATGTGCTCTTCTTGGCTTCATTCACAGTACAGCAGGTCTACAAGAGAAACATTCCATTAGCTTGCATTGCTAAGTATTTGAGTCTTGCTGTTATGCCCGTCTGCTTGAGTCAAGCCTACTCTGGCACCTGCCACCTGAACAGTTAGAAACCAGACCTCCAGTCTCGCTTGATTAGAAGTCTGACTCTGCCACTAAGCCAGCAGGGTTTGCCTGTTTTTGGTGCATACTATATACACTCCTAGAAATGGCTACTATTCCATCACTGACTGTCTGCCTTTGGGAGTGCCGCAGTCTCTGGGGCGGTGTGTCACACACAGCTGGGTGCTGCTCAGGAGCGTAACGTGAAGGTGGAGTCTCAGACCTGCCCTCTGCTGTGCTAGGCCTTCTGTATGGCCGCCTGAACTGCCAAGAGAGAGTCAGTCCGTTTGCCCTCCTGCCCATTAAATAGCAACACCACAGCTCGGTAGCACTTCTGGTGGAAAGGATTCCAGGTACCTACCATGAAGTCACTGCAtcagtttgaatctcagctctaccaATTTATTAATTGCATTGCTTAGGACAAACTACTTCATTTCtaaaaacttcagtttcctcctttgtaaaatggggacgataGTGCCTACTTCATCAGATCGTTAagaggattaaaagagagaatgagtGTAGTGTCAGTTCCCTATTCCATTACCTTATCTTATAAATAAAGCACTAGGCCCAGGAAGGGGATGAATGTCCCCCATTCCTCTACTTGGCGTTAGATAACATCCACTCTTGCCTCTTGCTCTCTTACACCATCAATTCTCccctctctactggatcattcccATTGGTATATTAACATGCTGAATATAATCCTACCTTAAAAGAACTTCCCTCACTCCATACCTTCCCTTCAGCTATTGTTCCATTTCTCTGCAACCTTACAGCAAAACACCTCCAAAGAGTTTTCTGTACTCACTGCCCCTTTCTTTtcactcctccccagccccattcTCTGTGGAACCCACTCTAGTCAGGCTTTCGTTCTCCCATCTCCATCTATATCAGCATCACTGATGACCTCCATCATGCCAAATCCAGTGGGTgttctcagtcttcatcttacttgacctTTCAGTACATTTGACACAGCTTATCACTTCCTTCCTATAACAGAGTTTCTTCCTTTGCCTCTGGGGCATCACGCacccttcagtttcctcctccttcactggctgcttctcagtctcttttgctgGACCTTCCTCTCCCTGACCTCTATATGTTGGAGTACCTCTGGACTCAGCCCTTGGATCTCTTCATTTCTCTATGTCATTCAGGTctataactttaaataatatctttctGAGGACTCTTCGTTTTATATCTCAAGTTCTGACCTCCCCTAAGCTTCAGACTTTTCCAACACTCttctcaacatctccacttggctATCCAATAGGTACCTCAAACTTACTATGTACAAAATTGAACTCCTGATCTTCTGCTCAACCTCTAGCCCTGCTTCATCCCCAGTCTTCCATTTCTGTAAACAGCACCAACCATCCCCCAAGGGGCTCAGGCCAGGAACCAAGAGGTCACCTTTTACTCTTTCCCTCACCCCTCACAATGGATCTGTCAGCAAGTCCTTACGGTTCTATTTTTGGTTATATCCAAAATCTAACAACCTCTACAGCTCCCACCCTGTCAAAGCAACCATCACCTCCAGCCTGGATTACTGCAGTAGCCTCTCAACAGGCCATCTTGCTTCTGTGCTTACCCCTGTTCAGTCTATTTACCGCACAGTAGCAAGAGTGATCATTTTAAATCACGTAAATCAGATTATAGTCTCTGTCCTGTTCAAAACCCTGTGAGTATTTCTCACCACACTTGGGGCAGAATCCAAAGGCCCTGTGTAATCTGATCTCCCGTTAAAATCTCCCTCGCTCACTCTGATCCAGCCACACGGCCTTTCTACTGATCTCTGAACACATGAAGCTCATTTCTACTTTCGGGTTTTTGcacagctgttccctctgcctggaatgttctttccccagTTAGTCCTGTGGCCTGCTCCCTCACTCAATTCAAATATCTGCTCAGATGATGTCACCAACTACTAAATCAGCCCTCTCCCTCATAACCCCtatgttctttattcctttattcttcttcataGCAGTTATCACTACTGGACATCATACTatatgtttgtttgcttttctaacTCCCCCACTAGAACACTGTGAGAGCAGAGACTCTGTCTTCTTGCCTTTAAtactgtatcctcagtgcccagAAGAGCGCCTGGCGCTCATAGAGCCTCAGccggtatttgttgaatgagtgaatggattgATTAATCAAGAGAACGTTAATAAGGAGGAACATTTAGAAGTGAGGCTGCTGTCCATCAGGAGCCAAGCCGTCAGCATGATGCAGCTTACCCCGTTTGCCATGCCCTTGAGGTTCCTGTCCAGTCCGCTCAGGCATTCTTTGATCAAGGACCTGTCATGTCTTTTATAGAGCTGTTGAAGCACCTTTGCAGCCCTGCAGATTTCCTTTCCATCTGTGTTCTAGAAAGAGAAATGCCACAGATAGCCATGTGCTAGCTGTATTTTGAACATGTGagagatattttttcttctgatttcttctttccagGATGACAAGTGGAGAAGGTGAGTTTACTCAACTATGGATCAGATATTCAAGCATTGCTGCCATATGAATGAAGGCTGCTCGTCACAGTCATAAACCTCTCTAAACAACCTCTACCCGTTACCTGCAAATGCAGCATCCTTTTCCTCAGGACCTCTCAGTTTCTTTTCCCTGGGAGGGTTTTGCTCAAAGAGTACCTGAATAAAGTCACCCAACTGAGTAAAATTACAGAGTGGGGTTTGAATGCAGAGCCATCTTTCTATAGCTCATGTCTGTTTTTTACGCCATGCAAGCTATTCTTTCTGTGGAAGGTGCTTATGTGAGCTCGCAATCAGATTCTGCTCTCTTTCATTCCTGTAAGGTTTTAAAATCCAGGTTTGCCTGGAAATCCTacatgcttgttgaataaataaatgcccaTCCTTTGGCCTAGACATTGCTGCTTTGAGCAGCACTCTCCATATCGCCGTCCCATGGGAGATAGCAGTATGTGTAGAAGCTTGGGTCTGGGTGAGGAGATAAGACATTTCCCTGCACAGCTAGAGGTGAGTGCCAGGATCAGGACTGGATGTCCCAGGAGTCTGGCCTGGGGAGGTCAGAGGATGCTTCTGAGAGAGGGTACCATTGAACTGGGCCTTGGACAGAGCTCCTGTCAGGGGCCTTTGGCCTAGAATATGCTCAGTCAGAACCTCCTTGGAATACTGGCAGCTCTGATAGGGGTCTGGCCACATGGCTCTTCCTGGGGACATTTGGGCCTTAGAAGAGGGAATGTACAAGCAAGGAAACAGCTCTTTTTGGgaacccaggagtggaattgtgcTTCAGTTTGACTCAGACCTGGTGTGTCCTCTCACTTTCCACTGAAGAACAAAGGCACAGAGCCTGGAGAGCCCCATCCAGCTCAGATAAAGCTCTCTCTAGCCTCTGCCAGGACATGCTCCAGTCCCCTGTGGTCCATGGAgcagcagcatgagcatcacctgggagcttgctggAAACGCACAGTGTCAGGCCTCACTCCAGACCCATTGAATCACAAATGTGCATTAACAAGATTTCCAGGGGATTTATACAAGAAGCACAGTCCAAGCAGCTTTTTAAAtccttacatatttttttctgattatcaaGGTAATACATGTTtactataaaag
The nucleotide sequence above comes from Equus przewalskii isolate Varuska chromosome 13, EquPr2, whole genome shotgun sequence. Encoded proteins:
- the IL4 gene encoding interleukin-4 isoform X1 — its product is MGLISQLIPALVCLLACTSNFIQGCKYDITLQEIIKTLNNLTDGKGKNSCMELTVADAFAGPKNTDGKEICRAAKVLQQLYKRHDRSLIKECLSGLDRNLKGMANGTCCTVNEAKKSTLKDFLERLKTIMKEKYSKCQS
- the IL4 gene encoding interleukin-4 isoform X2, whose product is MGLISQLIPALVCLLACTSNFIQGCKYDITLQEIIKTLNNLTDGKGKNSCMELTVADAFAGPKNTDGKEICRAAKVLQQLYKRHDRSLIKECLSGLDRNLKGMANGTGRSGLWMETPNNRPLSLPRERENMNGRRHI